The stretch of DNA accaagacAGTCGAGGTGTGATTTGAGAACATAAAGCAAGGGAGCCAGAGATAACTACGGTATATTTACAAAGAGCATTCACTTTGTATATAcggtatacatataaatattatacatagatagatgatagatagaaagggaaataaaatgtatccCCTCACCCCTCCTTGATTCCCCAGGTCTATTAATTAAAAGAGACAACTCTTTCTCGCTAAAGACGTGCCACCTTGCTGGCGTGGTTTCAGGGAtccgccccagccccaccccgctCCGCGCACTGGGGTCACCGGGCGCCCACCGTCACCCCTCGCCCGCAGCAGCTCCTGCGTGGTGGAGACTCCCACCACCCTCTTTGAGGATTTGGGAGGAAAGAGAACTTCGCAGTCCGCCGAGTCACGCGGGAGGTCATCCTGGGCGGCACCCTCGGGTCCCCCACCCCAACTACCCTCAGGGGCAGGGCCACGCCTTCCTTTCCGACTAGGGAACGACCTGCAGGTCCGGGAATTTCCCTGGCCCGGGGGCTGCGAACTTCCCTCCCCTAAAGAGGATAAAAGGGGTTCGTCCGTCTCCGGGAGCCACAGATCGCTCTCAGCCAGCTCTCTTGCCAGCTCTCGCGCTCCAGGCACCGCTGCCCAGACCCACCGAGCTGAGCACCATGTCCCGCACCGCGAACGCCGCTGTCCCCGGACTCCTCCGAGCCGcgctgctgctcctgctcctggtCACCTCCTGCCGGCACGCTGCAGGTGAGACTCAGCCCTGGGATCCCAAGGGCGGTAAGGGGGATGACAGCCAGGAGCCCTTGGGGACAGCTCCTCTCACCGAGTCTGTTGTCCCCACAGGGGCTCCCGTGGCCAATGAACTTCGCTGCCAGTGCTTGCAGACCTTGCAGAGAATTAATCCCAAGCTCATCCAGAGTGTGAAGGTGACAGTCCCAGGAGCCTCCTGCGACCAAACCGAAGTCGTGTAAGTGTTGCCTCCATGGTTCAGATGCTTCCACCCTGACCCGCATCCTGCCCACTTGTCTCACCTgcattctcccttctctctgcagagCCACGCTCAAGAATGGACAGGCAGTTTGTCTCAACCCTGAAGCCCCCCCGGTTAAGAAAATAATCGAAAAGATGCTAAACAAGTGAGTTGTGTGAATAAAGTCATGGATGACAGATACTGACATCTGCCTTGTTATATGTAACACGGCAGAAGATTATACCAGGGAAACCCAGAGTTTAGTTGAAGGAGTGAAAAGTcattattttacaattaaatttGCCATTAAGGTCATTAATCTGCTCTGGTTCAGAAGGATATTTCCAGGGCTCTCCATCCCCATTCATATGAATGGATTCATTAAAATTCTCCTTGGTGTTGGGCAGTTATGCTAAAACGCCTTCCGCCTGTTACAAAAAATAGgcatcctccccaccaccccgccccatTCTTTCTGGACTTCACATTGGAAAAGCAGAGCCCTTGTTTCTCTGCAACACAGGCCCTAAAGCTTGGTTAGTGGTGAAGAGCAGGAATCTTGTAGTGACACTGTGCTGAGTACAAATCTGGGCTTGACCACCTGTTAGCTATATAACTCAAGGACAATTCTTTAGCTCACCTGGACTCAGTAAAGGGTGGGGAACAATAGTAACCACCTGGGGTTGCTCTGAGGCTTACTAAGGCCTAATGTGACAGATGATCCAATGTCACTCCCCTTGGCACTTACTTGGCTGTTAGCAGCCAGTAATTCAATAAGGACCACAGAGAGcgccccaccacacacaccccagcaTTCCTAAATCAGAGCATTCAAGAGCCAAAAGGTCTCAGCCACCTAGTCTAGAAGCAGCCACTTCACGCCAGGCTGGGGAAGCTAGATTCAGAAAGCTTTGGAATCTAGAGGGTGGGACAGGGGGCAAGAGCAATGCAGGTGGCTTTTCTGAGCAACTTCTAGAGACAACCTTTTTCTCATTATAGAGATAGCTCCAACTAACCAGAGGAAGCAGGAAGCTGATTGGTGTCATACCTGACACAGACCCTGCCTTAcaaaaatcaaagaggaaaaagaggaatCATCATCAGCTCCCAGAGCCACCTGGATGGAGCTTCGAGTGCTTGAGCATCTCTTAGGAGAattcttctacttatttatttatttattggttggTTTTCAAACATCtatgttaatattttacatgtaaaatcttTAAGGATTTGATTGACTCTACTTGTGCattgtactattatttttattgtttattttatgtcaAACCCGTTAGTCCAGTTCTGCTTGGTatttaatttgaaagtaaaatgtttgcaaatgttCTCTAgtcattcaattaatatttccAAGGAGTCCACAGTAATGCCAGCTGCTATGACAGGAGGTGGGGGATCCAAGCAATAGTGAGGTCATTGTCAGGGGAGGAGAGTGCATGTGGGCACCTATTGTAAGTGTTTAAGAGAATTTCAGTGGTTATTTATTGGGACAATTTCACAGTATGTGCTCAGCATTCCTAATGTTGAAGCTTTAAGAACTACGATGTTCTAAACATCCCTTGGACATTTCATGTCTTTTTTGTAAGGCATAATGCCTTCTTTAGTGTTAATTATGCCATGTTTGTgtcttaaaacaaagaaattgatttattgatgcttttgcaaaaagaaaaagaaaataaagtatttcaaaataaacaatgtttcttttttctgggaaaaaagcAACTATCTTTACTGGATAATTTGATGacttacatcaatatttctcaacatttttttttctcctggacaTTCAATGGGCTACACATATAGATCAAACTATAAATTATGCTTAACTTCATCTGGTGATAGCTGTCAATCCCCTTGGCTCTCCCCTACCCAAGAATGTGGTTTTCCAACCGTGAGCTGTCCCCTCATTCAGTTCAAGAGTCACTGAAATACAGGGTGGACAAAAGCAGGCTTACAAttgtttgtatagaaaaagacattaattaataacaataatataagaataaaccctATGTTTTGTGCCTtccaaactgtaaacctactacTTTTGCTCATCCCTCTATATTACTCTTTTTTATAAGGAACTCCATGCTAACTTGCCATTCAAATTTACCtccttaaaaacatttatatttttatagttatcaTAACAAGGatttccatttcattgtttttgctgaATAGCTTTTCTAACAATTATTGACAGTTTAATGAAGCTGGCAGTGAAATGGTGGTAAAGTAGgacagaggagagtaatggggggaaatggggacaactgtaattgaacaacaataaaaaataaaaaagaaaaagtaaaaaaagaaatggtggtAAAGTGGATTTCTtcttcaaaatggaaataatttgcATTATCAGTAGAGGCAGAAAACATGAATGTCTGAGTATTTCATCTAGGAAAAGACCTGATTGATAGTTGGGTTCAATTTATAATCTTCATTTATAAGGAACTACAAGTGAGTTGAATGCTTATCTCAATCCTTTATGCCTATTTATCAAACAGAATGATTTTAAGCTATGAATGCATTAGTTCCACTTTTCCTAGTGCAGTTATTGGGGTACTTGATAGATTGTGGAGCTTGAGGACGTCCTCTGGAACTTGGCATTCAACACTGCCCCGTGTTGACTGCAGCACTCCAGGTTTCCAAGACAAACACCACTGCTATGTCAAAGAAGGAAAGACTCCTATAATCTATAAGAAATAGATTATAGGAGCACACTCCAAACCTTAAAAGCAGGGATATTTGTGGATGTGTGGGGTGTGTGCTTGTCTCTGATTCAGGACTCATTCAGGAAATCCTGAGCCCTAGGTAAAAGCTTTTAGCAGAGGCAAGAAGGCAGGACTAGCAGCCAGAACACTTGAGATCAGGTTCTGGCTTGTCCCAAGTCACTGGGTAAATGAGGGGTCTAAGTAGCAAGAAACAACCTCTGTGAggttttcttggtttcttttttaatattttatttattaattttagatataggggaaggtggggagaaagagagggagagaaacatcaatgtgtagttgcaatcatatgccccctactgggaacctggccagcaactcaaggaatgtgtcctgactgggaatcaaactggtgaccctttggtttgcaggctagcactcaaaccactgatcCACATCAGCTAGGgtggggtggttttttttttttttttgcacttagaagagttaaaaataataatctcttCATCACTCCAATGTTATTAGttataaatgagaagaaaatttgTGAActgtacagaaataaataaatgcaaaccaTTCTAGAAGCTCCATAAATGCCATTCATTCCCTAATCAAGAGTCAAAGGAcactagaaaatatttacaagtagTACTACAAGGGCTCTATAAGGCCCTCATATACCTAAGACCACTTCGTGCACTCAAACATTGTCTTGATCCTTCTGAACTGTCCACTTAGCTCTTGTTGATATGGAACATGGAGCATAAAGAGAAAGGAGATGTTTCTGTTTATATGATGGTTAAAGACAGGTTTCAAAGAATCAAATAAACTTTGGAGTAAATTTCTGCTCTCTTAGAACTTGTTGAccatgtgatcttgggcaagtttcttgACTTCACCTAacctcatttcctcctctgtaagatGAATATAATAACAGAATACACTTTCTGAAGTTGTTGCTGGGATGGCTTCAGAAACATGCCATTGGTCCTCAGGCCAGCCCCACGGACATCATCTCAGTATCAGTCctgcactgactagtacagtttTCACACCAAGTTGCCCAGTCTTTACATGTACAATGCAGTCTCTCATCAATAGTATTATGTCAGGAAATGGGACACAAGGGTGTGTGAAGTGTGGTCATGGGGTGAAGGAAGTAAGAAAAGAATCCTATGTGACACATCACAGCTTTGTAGGTCATCAGCAGGaaagagcaaaggaaacaatGACTGAGGTTTCCTGAGCGGTGTTACCCAAAGAGCTAGAGTCAGAAAGAAGGAGACATGGATGACCCTATTGTGCCCTTGTGAGTGCTTCTGGGTGAGATCTACTGAGATGTCTTCTCAGGATTTCCAGAAGTAACTACAGAGACACAGGGGGATGGCAGAGTTGGCAGACCAGCAATAGCATAATGGGGACAATTCAGAGTAACAGGTGatgctgtttctcattttttctctttacccACACAAAAAATAATGGGAAAGGCTAAGTCCTGTCTTCACCATGGATGCCCCACCCCATATCCCTCCTACATAACAATTAGTTCCACAGTTGCAATGAACAACATCATTCCTGCTGACAGCTTCTCAGCTGAGTCCCCTGCATCCTTCTGATTCTCTCCTTGAGGGCTCTCTTCTTTGGACTGGGGAAGGGGGAACTAGCAGAGAGAGCTTTCTCAGCCCACAGGCAGGAGGGCCTGTGATGTTATGCCCTTGGTGGCAACCCTCACTGAGGGGCAAGAGCCGGTGGATGAGTACTCTATTTTCCAGTCTCCATTGGTTGGACAGGTTTAGAAGTTATACTATGTATCTATTTCTATATCAATAtctatatctaaatatatatctatctatatttgtatctatatctacatctatgCTTATGTCATCtacatatatctgtatctatctatacaCTTTCCAATTCATGTTAATTTTACATTCTCTTCTAAACCCTcgaacatatttataatagttattttaaaattcttgtttacTGATTTGATCAGTCTATCATTTCTGAGTCTATTTCTCCTGATTAACTTTTTCCCCTGGTTATGGGTcacacttttctattttttggcaTATATAGTAATTTTTGGTTGGATGAAATCTTGATCTTGTGTTGATGAGTGtcaagattttgtttttgttttttgtatttttaaaaatatattttattgattatgctattatagttgtcccattttcccccattcactcccctccaccctgtacaccctctcccacctatatccccgcctttagttcatgtccatgtgtcatacttatgagttctttagcttctacatttcccatactattcttacccttcccctatctattttcaacctacattctatgctacttattctctgtaccttttccccctctctcctcctcccactcccctgttgctaaccctccatgtgatctccatttctgtggttctgttcctgttctagttgtttgcttagtttcttttggttttgctttaggtgtggttgttaataattgtgagtttgctgtcattttactatacatgttttttctttatcttcttttcttagataagtccctttagcatttcataaaataagggcttggtggtgatgaactcctttaacttgaccttatctgagaagcactttatctgcccttccattctaaatgagagctttgctggatagagcaatctgggatgtaggtccttgtctttcatgacttggaatatttctttccagccccttcttgcctgtaaggtctcttttgagaaatcagctgacagtctgatgggcactcctttgtaggttactctccccttatctcttgctgcttctaggattctctccttcgtttttaccttggctaatgtaattatgatgtgccttggtgtgtttcttcttgggtccaacttctttggggctctctgtgcttcctggatttcttggaagtctattccctttgcaagattggggaagttctccttcattatttgttcaaataacttttccacttgttgcttttcctcttctccttctggtacccctataattcggatgttggaacatttaaagatgtcctggaggctcctaagcttctcctcatttttttgaattcttattttttcatgctttcctgcttggttgttttttgcttccttctggtccactccattgttttgagacccagtttccttcccatccctattggcTCTCCGcacatcttccttcatctcttttatggtaacctgcatttttttcctctaatttgtgcccaaaatcaaccaattctgtgagcttcctgataaccagtgttttgaactgtgcatctgatagattggctatttcttggtcgctcaagaGGATgggtcctgggg from Phyllostomus discolor isolate MPI-MPIP mPhyDis1 chromosome 1, mPhyDis1.pri.v3, whole genome shotgun sequence encodes:
- the LOC114491878 gene encoding growth-regulated protein homolog; protein product: MSRTANAAVPGLLRAALLLLLLVTSCRHAAGAPVANELRCQCLQTLQRINPKLIQSVKVTVPGASCDQTEVVATLKNGQAVCLNPEAPPVKKIIEKMLNKDSSN